TAGCGGGACGCACGACGGCGCGGGCCCCGGCGGAGGACCGTACTCCGCCGGGGCCCGCGCCGGGCCGTGGGGTCCGTCAGGCGAACCGCGCGATCGGGTTCACCAGGTCGCCGACGAGCTGGAGCGCCCCCGACGGGTCCGCCAGGTCCACCATCTGCCGGTTGTTGCGCAGCTGGAGCCGGTTCAGCGCGGACAGCGCGAAGGTCTCCGCGAACACGTCGTACTGCGCGAAGCGGTCCGCGAGCGCCGGGTTGGCCGCCTGGTAGCCCTTCACGCAGGCGGCGACCGCGCGCCAGAAGTCGTCCTCGTCCAGGACCCCCTCGGCGGCCAGGGTGGCGCCCAGGAAGCGGAAGAAGCAGTCGAAGACGTCGGTGAAGACCGACAGCAGCTTCATGTCCTCGGGGACCTCGGCGCGGACGCGCTCCACCGCCGGCGGCAGGACCGCGTCCGGGTCCATGACGCAGATCTCCTCGGCGATGTCCTTGAAGACCGCCCGGGCGACCGCCCCGCGCTCGTCGAGGACCAGGATCACGTTCTCGCCGTGCGGCATGTAGACCAGGTCGTACGCGTAGAAGCAGTGCAGCACCGGCAGCAGGTAGGCGTCCAGGTAGCCGCGCAGCCACTCGGTCGGGGTGAGGCCCGACTCCTTGATCAGCGCGCCCGCGAAGGACGCCCCCGCGTGGTCGACGTGCAGCAGCGAGGCCATCGTCGCCAGCCGCTCGCCCTCGCCGAGGGAGGCCACCGGCGACTCGCGCCACAGCGCGGCGAGCATCTTGCGGTAGGGCGAGTAGCGGTCGGTGGCGGCCTCGTACTCCAGGTGCCGGTAGCCGACCGCCGCGCGCTCGCGGATGATCGAGAAGCGGGCCGCCTTGAGGACGGAGTCCGACTCGATCAGCCCGGCCAGCCAGTCGTTGATGGCGGGCGTGGCCTCCATGTAGGCGGCCGAGAGCCCGCGCATGAAGCCCATGTTGAGGACCGAAAGCGCCGTCTTGACGTAGTGCTTCGCCGGGTCGGAGCTGTTGAAGAAGGTGCGGATGGACTGCTGCGCCAGGTAGGCGTCGTCGCCCTCGCCCAGGTACACCAGGCGCTCCTGCGCGACCTCGGCGGCGAAGGTGACGGACAGCTTGTTCCACCACTGCCAGGGGTGCACCGGCACGAGCAGGTAGTCGGCGAAGTCCAGGCCGCGGGCGGCGAGGGCGGCGGCGAAGCCGTCGACGGCCCGGTCGCCGAGCTCGGCCCGGACGAAGGACTCGTAGTCGATGCCGGCCCCGGCGGTGAAGGTGGTGCGGTCGCGGTGCGCGGCCAGCCACACCAGGTGGACCGGGGTGGCAGCCTCGGGGGCGTAGGCGCGGTACTCGTCGACGCCGAAGCCGAGCCGCCCGTTGTTGGCGACGAAGCAGGGGTGGCCCTCGGTCATCCCGGTCTCGATGGCCTGGAAGTCCGAGCGGGCCAGCTCCGCGGCCGTCACGCGCGGTTTGGTCGACTTGTACGCCGTGCCGGCCAGGGTGGAGGAGATCTCCTCCAGGTAGACCGGGAGGATCTCGTCGCTCAGGCCCAGCGCCCCGCGCAGCCCGGTGATGAACCGCAGCGCGTCGAGGGGGAGCTGCTCGCTGCCCTGGTGACAGCTGATGGAGTCCGGGTAGATCTGCCAGTGGTCGAGGGCGAAGCGGTCGGCCGTGAAGCGGTACTCGGTGCGGCCGTCGTCGCTCAGCACCCGGTAGCGGCCCTCGCCCAGCTCCTGCGGGTCGAGCAGCCGCTCGTGGGCGAACTCGGCGAGGCCCTTGCGGATCAGCGCCCGGTTGGCGTCGGCCCAGCGCTCGGGGG
The DNA window shown above is from Streptomyces showdoensis and carries:
- a CDS encoding IucA/IucC family protein; its protein translation is MSTFTDPVAHLTPERWADANRALIRKGLAEFAHERLLDPQELGEGRYRVLSDDGRTEYRFTADRFALDHWQIYPDSISCHQGSEQLPLDALRFITGLRGALGLSDEILPVYLEEISSTLAGTAYKSTKPRVTAAELARSDFQAIETGMTEGHPCFVANNGRLGFGVDEYRAYAPEAATPVHLVWLAAHRDRTTFTAGAGIDYESFVRAELGDRAVDGFAAALAARGLDFADYLLVPVHPWQWWNKLSVTFAAEVAQERLVYLGEGDDAYLAQQSIRTFFNSSDPAKHYVKTALSVLNMGFMRGLSAAYMEATPAINDWLAGLIESDSVLKAARFSIIRERAAVGYRHLEYEAATDRYSPYRKMLAALWRESPVASLGEGERLATMASLLHVDHAGASFAGALIKESGLTPTEWLRGYLDAYLLPVLHCFYAYDLVYMPHGENVILVLDERGAVARAVFKDIAEEICVMDPDAVLPPAVERVRAEVPEDMKLLSVFTDVFDCFFRFLGATLAAEGVLDEDDFWRAVAACVKGYQAANPALADRFAQYDVFAETFALSALNRLQLRNNRQMVDLADPSGALQLVGDLVNPIARFA